In one window of Pseudomonas chlororaphis subsp. chlororaphis DNA:
- a CDS encoding flavin-containing monooxygenase codes for MSSHAILPIEPLDVLIIGAGVSGIGAAAYLRRYQPHKTFAILESRERAGGTWDLFRYPGIRSDSDLFTFGFDFKPWTKAKSLADAADILEYLRETVDEYGLQERIQYQQKVLCADWESEKGLWTVKVKDGNTTEPRTIQCRWLFSAGGYYRYDQGFTPRFEGTEQFKGQIIHPQHWPEDLDYSGKRVVVIGSGATAVTLIPAMADKVASITMLQRTPSYIINQPATDSIAAFLRKVLPAQTAYSLTRYKNAKITLAFWGFCQRFPKLSRKLLLWLTKKELPKDYPVDVHFNPPYNPWDQRLCSVPEGDLFKAISAGKASVVTDHIERFTESGVLLRSGQELKADIVITATGLNVQLFGGVTLHKDGKPVVLSKTLAYKGMMLSGVPNFAFAVGYTNSSWTLKVCLLCDHFCRLLGFMDGHGYNVCEPKAPDGIETRPLLDFGAGYVQRALDSMPRQGPCEPWVMSMDYFRDVKLLRRGTVAESCLKFTAIPAAPLRTGAELQTQGSGR; via the coding sequence ATGTCTTCCCACGCTATTCTTCCGATTGAGCCGCTGGATGTTTTGATCATCGGAGCTGGGGTGTCGGGTATCGGCGCAGCTGCTTACCTGCGACGCTATCAGCCTCACAAAACCTTTGCGATCCTGGAATCCCGTGAGCGTGCGGGTGGTACCTGGGACTTGTTCCGTTACCCCGGCATCCGCTCCGACTCGGACCTCTTCACTTTCGGTTTCGACTTCAAGCCCTGGACCAAAGCCAAGTCATTGGCGGACGCCGCAGACATCCTTGAGTATCTGCGCGAGACCGTTGACGAGTACGGGCTGCAGGAACGCATCCAGTACCAGCAAAAAGTGCTTTGCGCGGACTGGGAAAGCGAGAAAGGATTGTGGACGGTCAAAGTCAAGGACGGCAACACGACAGAGCCCCGCACCATTCAATGCCGCTGGCTGTTCAGCGCAGGCGGTTACTATCGTTATGACCAAGGATTCACCCCTCGCTTTGAAGGCACAGAGCAATTCAAGGGGCAGATCATCCATCCGCAACACTGGCCCGAAGACCTGGATTACAGCGGTAAACGCGTGGTCGTGATTGGCAGCGGAGCAACGGCCGTGACGTTGATTCCGGCCATGGCGGACAAAGTAGCCAGCATCACCATGCTGCAGCGCACCCCCTCTTACATCATCAATCAACCGGCCACCGACTCCATTGCAGCCTTTCTACGCAAAGTCCTGCCGGCGCAAACCGCCTACTCACTGACACGCTACAAGAACGCCAAGATCACGCTGGCCTTCTGGGGATTCTGCCAACGCTTCCCCAAACTTTCCCGCAAGCTGCTCCTCTGGCTGACCAAGAAAGAGCTGCCCAAGGACTACCCTGTCGACGTTCATTTCAACCCACCCTACAACCCCTGGGACCAGCGACTGTGCTCTGTTCCTGAAGGCGATTTATTCAAGGCAATCAGTGCGGGTAAAGCCTCCGTCGTCACCGATCATATCGAGCGGTTTACGGAATCGGGCGTTTTGCTCAGATCAGGCCAAGAGCTCAAAGCCGACATCGTCATCACAGCCACCGGGCTCAATGTCCAGCTGTTTGGTGGAGTGACCTTGCACAAGGACGGTAAACCGGTGGTGCTGAGCAAGACCCTGGCTTACAAAGGCATGATGCTGTCCGGCGTGCCCAATTTTGCTTTTGCAGTGGGCTACACAAACTCTTCCTGGACCTTGAAAGTGTGCCTGCTGTGCGATCATTTCTGTCGCTTGCTGGGCTTCATGGATGGGCATGGCTACAACGTTTGCGAGCCCAAGGCCCCGGACGGAATTGAAACCCGCCCCTTGCTGGACTTTGGCGCTGGATACGTACAACGCGCCTTGGACAGCATGCCGCGCCAGGGCCCGTGCGAGCCCTGGGTGATGTCGATGGATTACTTCCGCGACGTCAAGCTGCTGCGCCGAGGAACGGTTGCCGAAAGCTGCCTCAAATTCACCGCAATACCCGCTGCTCCCCTGCGCACTGGCGCCGAACTACAGACCCAGGGTAGCGGGCGATGA
- a CDS encoding TetR/AcrR family transcriptional regulator, whose protein sequence is MARMGAEQRKQDFIEATVKVIAEHGVANATTRRIAAQAKSPLASLHYVFHTKDDLFCAVYESLINMPQQSLARAPTGAGAAESAAEILRQLVKWFTAHPDLATTQFELFFWNLRNNPAMAARIYSISVEAIEQRIEMVANPKLDKTASTTISRLVINLFDGLLLAWSAHGDMERLEAETEAACRAVKLLAASY, encoded by the coding sequence ATGGCTCGGATGGGCGCCGAACAGCGCAAACAAGACTTCATTGAAGCAACCGTGAAGGTGATTGCCGAGCACGGGGTAGCTAACGCGACGACTCGGCGTATCGCCGCCCAGGCAAAGTCTCCGCTGGCCTCGTTGCACTACGTATTTCATACCAAGGATGATTTGTTCTGCGCCGTCTACGAGTCCCTGATTAACATGCCGCAGCAGTCATTGGCGCGCGCGCCAACAGGTGCCGGCGCGGCAGAGTCGGCGGCAGAGATACTGCGTCAGTTGGTCAAATGGTTTACTGCCCACCCCGACCTGGCCACGACCCAGTTCGAGCTCTTCTTCTGGAACCTGCGCAACAACCCGGCAATGGCTGCCAGGATTTATTCGATTTCTGTCGAAGCGATAGAGCAGAGAATCGAGATGGTTGCCAATCCCAAGCTGGACAAGACCGCGTCGACCACCATCAGCCGGTTAGTGATCAATTTGTTCGACGGACTCCTGCTCGCCTGGTCAGCCCACGGTGATATGGAGCGCTTGGAGGCCGAGACGGAGGCGGCCTGTCGCGCTGTAAAACTACTGGCTGCCAGCTACTGA
- a CDS encoding phytanoyl-CoA dioxygenase family protein, whose product MQARKLSTVSCDAPIEQVVEIIKRDGAVVISNFVSGETLKSLAEELEPYLSATPCGVDPYFAGTQTRRVARIIGRSDTAVEVALNPLFLGAARKILQVPAHVWVGEDRIEVEPDIQLSITQAIQIGPGQGRQPLHRDDTTSLWRHPQYGREARLQMMLALSDFTEENGATRVIPGSHEWNDERMPTQDETIAAEMPAGSALLWMGSVYHGGGANTSSAPRTGLTMAYDLAFLRLEENHFLSIPIERLRQLPAEMQRLLGWSCSSTLLGWVEVDGQMRDPQELLAMPSFAGAGKGF is encoded by the coding sequence ATGCAGGCACGAAAACTATCGACCGTAAGCTGCGATGCGCCGATCGAGCAGGTGGTGGAGATTATCAAGCGGGACGGCGCCGTCGTTATTTCCAACTTTGTCTCGGGAGAAACGCTGAAGTCCCTTGCTGAAGAGCTGGAGCCCTATTTGAGTGCAACGCCGTGCGGTGTGGATCCTTACTTCGCTGGCACGCAGACACGCCGTGTCGCACGAATTATCGGGCGAAGCGACACGGCGGTGGAGGTGGCACTCAATCCCCTATTTCTCGGGGCGGCGAGAAAAATCTTGCAAGTCCCTGCGCATGTCTGGGTGGGGGAGGATCGAATCGAGGTCGAGCCTGATATTCAACTCAGCATTACCCAGGCTATTCAGATCGGTCCGGGGCAAGGCCGGCAACCGCTGCACCGCGACGATACCACCTCGCTCTGGCGTCACCCCCAGTACGGTCGTGAGGCTCGGCTGCAAATGATGCTGGCCCTTTCAGACTTTACCGAAGAGAACGGTGCAACGCGTGTCATTCCCGGAAGCCACGAGTGGAATGACGAGCGAATGCCCACTCAAGACGAAACCATCGCGGCGGAAATGCCGGCGGGCTCTGCGCTTTTGTGGATGGGGTCGGTGTACCACGGAGGTGGCGCCAACACGTCCTCGGCGCCTCGAACCGGCCTCACGATGGCCTATGACTTGGCATTCTTGCGACTGGAAGAAAATCACTTCCTTTCCATCCCCATTGAGCGGCTGCGTCAGCTCCCCGCAGAAATGCAGCGCCTGCTGGGCTGGAGCTGCAGTAGCACGTTGCTGGGGTGGGTGGAAGTCGATGGCCAGATGCGCGACCCGCAAGAGCTGCTGGCCATGCCTTCTTTCGCCGGGGCGGGTAAAGGCTTTTAA
- a CDS encoding NAD(P)/FAD-dependent oxidoreductase: protein MKASNTEARNGSETLRFRNLGGWVERPVDLQPELKGHEHADVIVVGGGFAGLSTALELTALGAKVIVLEQEFAGFGASGRNAGYLLGSMGIECDVFVKRVGMEQAKSFVSFYDEAVTYVEERLTALGIDCDYNPSGVIRAAVHPSQEKRLRANMELGHKLGSVTRFVDSAEMRVRGIPPAFLFGSEQRGGTLNPGKYVSGLRRAAILAGVKLYERTPLLSYSEGSVITCKTALGSATAPVMVLATNAYTPQLGVLRNKVAPIRVSAIETQPLSAEQLASLGWKGREGLITPHYTMESHRLTAHDTMVLTVKELGYAYGSKTPNVPDYRAYTALARVLRERYPSLQGLGIQHCWSGYISGAYDFLPVIGAMGAKQNIFYTAGCSGHGLATQSLMGALFAGRINGKEPPLLAALQHKTPSMLPEPFQWCAIQSAFAAAKLLDAWTDNKVRKDNALKG from the coding sequence ATGAAAGCTTCGAATACAGAGGCCCGTAACGGTTCTGAAACCCTGAGATTTCGCAATCTTGGCGGGTGGGTGGAGCGGCCGGTCGACCTGCAGCCGGAACTCAAAGGCCATGAGCACGCCGATGTGATCGTGGTCGGAGGTGGTTTTGCCGGCCTGTCAACCGCGCTCGAGCTTACGGCTCTTGGGGCGAAAGTCATTGTCCTGGAGCAGGAGTTCGCCGGCTTCGGTGCCAGTGGGCGCAATGCGGGCTATCTGCTCGGCAGCATGGGTATCGAGTGCGACGTCTTCGTCAAGCGGGTGGGGATGGAGCAGGCAAAGAGCTTCGTCAGTTTCTACGACGAGGCCGTCACTTACGTGGAAGAGCGTTTGACGGCCTTGGGTATCGACTGTGATTACAATCCCTCGGGGGTTATCCGGGCTGCTGTTCATCCTAGCCAGGAAAAGCGGCTGCGCGCGAATATGGAGCTGGGGCATAAGTTGGGCTCTGTGACCCGCTTTGTGGATAGTGCCGAGATGCGCGTGCGGGGAATCCCGCCGGCATTCCTGTTTGGCAGCGAGCAGCGCGGTGGCACCTTGAATCCTGGGAAGTACGTCAGCGGCCTGCGTCGCGCGGCAATCCTGGCGGGGGTAAAACTTTACGAACGCACCCCGTTGCTTTCCTACAGTGAAGGGTCGGTCATCACCTGCAAGACCGCTCTCGGTAGCGCAACCGCACCGGTAATGGTGCTGGCAACCAACGCCTATACGCCTCAGTTGGGGGTGCTACGTAACAAGGTTGCGCCGATCCGCGTTTCGGCAATCGAAACCCAGCCGCTGTCGGCGGAGCAACTGGCGTCCCTGGGTTGGAAAGGGCGGGAAGGGCTCATCACGCCGCACTACACGATGGAGAGCCACCGCCTGACGGCCCATGACACCATGGTGTTAACGGTGAAAGAGTTGGGCTATGCCTACGGCTCGAAGACCCCCAATGTCCCGGATTATCGCGCCTATACCGCATTGGCCCGGGTACTGCGCGAGCGCTATCCCTCGTTGCAAGGTCTTGGCATTCAGCACTGCTGGAGCGGATACATCAGTGGGGCTTACGACTTCCTACCCGTCATCGGTGCAATGGGTGCGAAACAGAATATTTTCTATACCGCGGGTTGTTCGGGCCATGGCCTGGCTACTCAATCGCTCATGGGGGCGCTTTTCGCCGGGCGGATCAACGGCAAAGAGCCTCCACTTCTAGCGGCGCTGCAGCACAAGACCCCCTCCATGCTGCCTGAGCCATTTCAATGGTGCGCTATACAGTCCGCTTTTGCAGCGGCCAAGCTACTTGATGCCTGGACCGACAACAAAGTGCGTAAAGACAACGCTTTGAAAGGCTGA